One part of the Streptomyces lienomycini genome encodes these proteins:
- a CDS encoding alanine racemase: MALDSGTEALAELAEERVDHRFKGLPPDAAGLTVAELTAQRRNLFTGGFATPVLALSAERLEHNLGLMETYAARHGLAFAPHGKTSMAPQLFHRQIEHGAWGITLAVPHQVWVARAFGIGRIFLANELVDAAALRRLAAELDADPDFRFVCYVDSVRGVELMDAALTAAGAARPVDVVVELGAGEGARTGARTEADCAAVADAVARTRTLRLAGVAGYEGEVPDADPERVHAWLRRLVALAADFDGAGRFEGLGEIVLSAGGSAWFDAVADVFAEVPELSLPVLKLLRSGAYVSHDDGHYREVTPFNRVPAEGALEPAFRLWTQVVSRPSPEQAFANAGKRDAAYDLDLPFAQAVRPAGGGPERPATGIAVSGLSDQHAWLRTAPEAELEVGDWVGLGLSHPCTSFDKWQLIPVAEADGTVVDYIRTFF, translated from the coding sequence ATGGCCCTCGACTCCGGTACCGAAGCCCTCGCCGAGCTGGCCGAGGAGCGCGTCGACCACCGTTTCAAGGGCCTTCCGCCGGACGCCGCCGGGCTGACCGTCGCCGAGCTGACCGCCCAGCGCCGCAACCTCTTCACCGGCGGTTTCGCCACCCCCGTGCTGGCCCTGTCGGCCGAGCGGCTGGAGCACAACCTGGGGCTCATGGAGACGTACGCCGCCCGGCACGGCCTCGCCTTCGCGCCGCACGGCAAGACCTCCATGGCCCCGCAGCTCTTCCACCGCCAGATCGAGCACGGCGCCTGGGGCATCACCCTCGCCGTGCCGCACCAGGTGTGGGTGGCGCGGGCCTTCGGCATCGGGCGGATCTTCCTCGCCAACGAGCTGGTCGACGCCGCCGCCCTGCGCAGGCTCGCCGCCGAACTTGACGCCGACCCGGACTTCCGCTTCGTCTGCTACGTCGACTCCGTGCGCGGCGTCGAGCTGATGGACGCGGCCCTGACCGCGGCGGGAGCCGCCCGCCCGGTGGACGTCGTGGTCGAGCTGGGCGCCGGTGAGGGGGCGCGGACCGGGGCGCGCACCGAGGCGGACTGCGCGGCGGTCGCCGACGCGGTGGCCCGCACCCGGACGCTGCGGCTCGCGGGCGTCGCCGGGTACGAGGGCGAGGTGCCGGACGCCGACCCGGAGCGCGTGCACGCGTGGCTGCGGCGGCTGGTCGCGCTGGCGGCCGACTTCGACGGGGCCGGGCGGTTCGAGGGCCTTGGGGAGATCGTGCTGAGCGCGGGCGGCAGCGCCTGGTTCGACGCGGTGGCCGACGTGTTCGCCGAGGTGCCGGAGCTGTCCCTGCCGGTGCTGAAGCTGCTGCGCTCCGGTGCCTACGTCTCCCACGACGACGGGCACTACCGGGAGGTGACCCCCTTCAACCGCGTCCCCGCCGAGGGCGCCCTGGAGCCCGCGTTCCGGCTGTGGACCCAGGTGGTCTCCCGCCCCTCCCCCGAGCAGGCCTTCGCCAACGCGGGCAAGCGCGACGCGGCGTACGACCTCGACCTGCCCTTCGCCCAAGCGGTCCGCCCGGCGGGCGGCGGCCCCGAGCGCCCGGCGACCGGCATCGCCGTGAGCGGCCTGTCCGACCAGCACGCCTGGCTGCGCACCGCCCCGGAGGCGGAGCTGGAGGTCGGGGACTGGGTGGGCCTGGGGCTTTCCCACCCGTGCACGTCCTTCGACAAGTGGCAGCTCATCCCGGTCGCCGAGGCGGACGGGACGGTCGTCGACTACATCCGCACGTTCTTCTGA
- a CDS encoding GntP family permease — translation MSHSSLPLAAASEAPPHTGGLLTLIDGTAGLLTVAAIGIALLLFLIIKVRLQPFVALLAVSIAVGLLAGLSVTELFGTVQKSDAVSTIESGMGGILGHVAIIIGLGTMLGAILEVSGGAQVLASRLLGLFGEKRAPLAMGLTGLIFGIPVFFDVGIFVLAPIVYAAAKRSGKSILLYCLPLLAGLSMTHAFLPPHPGPVAAAGLLNVKLGWIILMGIVCGIPAVLAAWVFSAWIGRRIFVPVPQDMVEASEEAKQAVIEEQSKAGVAPTETPVALGTVLGIIGTPLILILAATFSSIALDPSTLRSVIEFFGNPFVALTIALLLAYYLLGIRRGWSRKSLETVSTASLKPVGNILLVVGAGGVFGAVLKASGVAQALSDTFNDVGLPVIVLAYLISVVLRVAQGSATVAIVTTAGIVAPLLAEGDHSQAFVALVIMAISAGSIFASHVNDGGFWMVAKYFGISERDTLKTWTVLESVLSVAGFVVAAVVSLFV, via the coding sequence ATGTCCCACTCGTCCCTCCCTCTTGCCGCCGCCTCCGAGGCCCCACCCCACACCGGCGGTCTGCTCACCCTGATCGACGGCACGGCGGGTCTGCTGACCGTCGCCGCGATCGGCATCGCGCTCCTGCTCTTCCTCATCATCAAGGTGCGGCTGCAGCCCTTCGTCGCGCTGCTCGCCGTCTCCATAGCCGTCGGCCTGCTCGCCGGCCTCTCGGTCACCGAACTCTTCGGCACCGTCCAGAAGTCCGACGCCGTCTCCACCATCGAGTCCGGCATGGGCGGCATCCTCGGCCACGTCGCCATCATCATCGGCCTGGGCACCATGCTCGGCGCGATCCTCGAAGTCAGCGGCGGCGCACAGGTACTGGCCTCACGTCTCCTCGGCCTCTTCGGGGAGAAGCGCGCCCCGCTCGCCATGGGCCTCACCGGCCTGATCTTCGGCATCCCGGTCTTCTTCGACGTGGGCATCTTCGTCCTCGCGCCCATCGTCTACGCCGCCGCCAAGCGCTCCGGCAAGTCGATCCTGCTCTACTGCCTGCCGCTGCTGGCCGGTCTCTCCATGACCCACGCCTTCCTGCCGCCGCACCCCGGCCCGGTGGCCGCCGCCGGGCTGCTGAACGTCAAGCTCGGCTGGATCATCCTCATGGGCATCGTCTGCGGCATCCCCGCCGTCCTCGCCGCCTGGGTGTTCTCCGCCTGGATCGGCCGCCGCATCTTCGTGCCCGTGCCGCAGGACATGGTCGAGGCGTCCGAGGAGGCCAAGCAGGCCGTCATCGAGGAGCAGAGCAAGGCGGGCGTCGCGCCGACCGAGACCCCGGTCGCGCTCGGCACCGTCCTCGGCATCATCGGCACCCCGCTGATCCTGATCCTCGCCGCGACCTTCTCCTCCATCGCCCTGGACCCGTCCACCCTCCGCTCGGTGATCGAGTTCTTCGGCAACCCGTTCGTCGCCCTGACCATCGCCCTGCTCCTCGCCTACTACCTCCTCGGCATCCGGCGCGGCTGGTCCCGCAAGTCCCTGGAGACCGTCTCCACGGCCTCGCTGAAGCCGGTCGGCAACATCCTGCTGGTGGTCGGCGCGGGCGGTGTCTTCGGCGCCGTCCTCAAGGCCAGCGGCGTCGCCCAGGCCCTGTCCGACACCTTCAACGACGTCGGCCTGCCGGTGATCGTCCTCGCCTACCTGATCTCCGTGGTGCTGCGGGTCGCGCAGGGCTCGGCGACGGTGGCCATCGTGACGACGGCGGGCATCGTGGCGCCGCTGCTCGCCGAGGGCGACCACTCGCAGGCGTTCGTCGCCCTGGTCATCATGGCGATCTCGGCGGGCTCCATCTTCGCCTCGCACGTCAACGACGGCGGCTTCTGGATGGTCGCCAAGTACTTCGGCATCAGCGAGCGGGACACGCTCAAGACGTGGACCGTGCTGGAGAGCGTCCTGTCGGTCGCCGGGTTCGTGGTGGCGGCGGTGGTGAGCCTGTTCGTGTAG
- a CDS encoding N-acyl-D-amino-acid deacylase family protein, with product MEELVIRDADVVDGSGTDSYRADVVVDGGRIVSIVKEAAAAGCQRPKARRELDAEGLVLSPGFIDMHAHSDLALLRDPDHSAKAAQGVTLEVIGQDGLSYAPVDDRTLGEVRRAIAGWNGPGDDVDFDWRSVGEYLDRLDRGIAVNAAYLIPQGTVRALAVGWDDREATPTELEHMRRLVAEGMEQGAVGMSSGLTYTPGMYAKDAELTELCRVVAEYGGYYCPHHRSYGAGALKAYEEMVELTREADCPLHLAHATMNFGVNKGKAPELLTLLDEALAGGADITLDTYPYTPGCTTLVAMLPSWASEGGPEQIMKRLADDDTAERIRHHVEEIGSDGCHGVPMEWDTIEISGTGDPALAEYVGRTVLESARLRGESPWTTARRLLLADRLAPTILQHVGHEENVRAIMRHRVHTGGSDGILQGAKPHPRAYGTFPHYLGHYVRELGVLPLEECVAHLTSRPAARLRLPDRGLVREGYRADLVLFDPATVAAGSTFEDPRVLPTGVPYVLVDGRFVMEDGRRTDVLAGRSVRRVPR from the coding sequence ATGGAAGAGCTGGTCATCCGGGACGCCGACGTCGTGGACGGTTCCGGCACCGACTCCTACCGCGCCGACGTGGTGGTCGACGGCGGCCGGATCGTGTCGATCGTCAAGGAGGCGGCCGCCGCCGGCTGCCAGCGCCCGAAGGCGCGTCGCGAGCTGGACGCCGAGGGCCTGGTCCTCTCCCCCGGCTTCATCGACATGCACGCCCACAGCGACCTGGCGCTGCTGCGGGACCCCGACCACAGCGCCAAGGCCGCCCAGGGCGTCACCCTGGAGGTCATCGGCCAGGACGGGCTGTCGTACGCGCCGGTCGACGACCGCACCCTCGGCGAGGTGCGCCGCGCGATCGCGGGGTGGAACGGCCCCGGGGACGACGTGGACTTCGACTGGCGGTCGGTCGGCGAGTACCTGGACCGGCTCGACCGCGGCATCGCCGTGAACGCCGCGTACCTGATCCCGCAGGGCACGGTGCGCGCCCTCGCCGTCGGCTGGGACGACCGGGAGGCGACGCCCACCGAGCTGGAGCACATGCGGCGGCTGGTCGCCGAGGGCATGGAGCAGGGCGCGGTCGGCATGTCGTCGGGGCTGACGTACACGCCCGGCATGTACGCGAAGGACGCCGAGCTGACCGAACTGTGCCGGGTGGTCGCCGAGTACGGCGGCTACTACTGCCCGCACCACCGCTCGTACGGGGCCGGGGCCCTGAAGGCGTACGAGGAGATGGTGGAGCTGACCCGGGAGGCGGACTGCCCGCTGCACCTGGCCCACGCCACCATGAACTTCGGCGTGAACAAGGGCAAGGCGCCCGAGCTGCTGACGCTGCTCGACGAGGCGCTGGCCGGCGGCGCCGACATCACGCTCGACACCTACCCGTACACCCCCGGCTGCACCACCCTCGTGGCGATGCTGCCGAGCTGGGCGAGCGAGGGCGGCCCGGAGCAGATCATGAAGCGGCTCGCGGACGACGACACCGCCGAACGCATCCGCCACCACGTCGAGGAGATCGGCTCCGACGGCTGCCACGGCGTGCCCATGGAGTGGGACACGATCGAGATCTCCGGCACCGGCGACCCGGCGCTCGCCGAGTACGTCGGCCGTACGGTCCTGGAGTCGGCGCGGCTGCGCGGCGAGAGCCCGTGGACGACCGCCCGCCGCCTCCTGCTGGCCGACCGGCTGGCGCCGACCATCCTCCAGCACGTCGGCCACGAGGAGAACGTGCGCGCGATCATGCGGCACCGCGTCCACACCGGCGGCTCGGACGGCATCCTCCAGGGAGCCAAGCCCCACCCGCGCGCCTACGGCACCTTCCCGCACTACCTCGGGCACTACGTGCGCGAGCTGGGCGTGCTCCCGCTGGAGGAGTGCGTCGCCCACCTCACCTCGCGCCCGGCGGCCCGGCTGCGGCTGCCCGACCGGGGCCTGGTCCGCGAGGGGTACCGGGCCGACCTGGTCCTCTTCGACCCGGCGACGGTCGCGGCGGGCAGCACCTTCGAGGACCCGCGCGTCCTGCCGACGGGCGTCCCGTACGTGC
- a CDS encoding IclR family transcriptional regulator produces the protein MSQTVDRALSILPLLAEGPADLGRVADRLGVHKSTALRLLRTLHDHGFVYRQADQRYRLGARLISLAQEAMENLDVREIAHPHLVRLNEQVGHTVHLAVHEEDEVLYIDKVESRYPVRMYSRIGKPVAITVAAVAKLLLADLPENERRTVAEQLDYPMYTARSTPNADGFLKELVKVREQGWATDLGGHEESINCVAAPIRGADGRVVAAMSVSAPNVVVTADELLTLLPLVRRTADAISGEYSGRTPAKEVTA, from the coding sequence ATGAGCCAGACCGTCGACCGCGCGCTCAGCATCCTGCCGCTGCTCGCCGAGGGCCCCGCCGACCTGGGCCGGGTCGCCGACCGCCTCGGCGTCCACAAGTCCACGGCCCTGCGTCTGCTGCGCACGCTCCACGACCACGGCTTCGTCTACCGGCAGGCCGACCAGCGCTACCGCCTCGGCGCCCGGCTGATCTCCCTCGCCCAGGAGGCGATGGAGAACCTCGACGTCCGCGAGATCGCCCACCCCCACCTCGTACGCCTCAACGAGCAGGTCGGACACACCGTCCACCTCGCCGTCCACGAGGAGGACGAGGTCCTCTACATCGACAAGGTCGAGAGCCGCTACCCCGTCCGCATGTACTCCCGGATCGGCAAGCCCGTCGCCATCACCGTCGCGGCCGTCGCCAAGCTGCTGCTGGCCGACCTCCCCGAGAACGAGCGCCGGACCGTGGCCGAGCAGCTCGACTACCCCATGTACACGGCCCGTTCGACACCGAACGCCGACGGGTTCCTCAAGGAACTCGTCAAGGTGCGCGAACAGGGCTGGGCCACCGACCTCGGTGGCCACGAGGAGTCCATCAACTGCGTCGCCGCACCCATCAGGGGCGCGGACGGCCGGGTGGTCGCCGCCATGTCGGTCTCCGCACCGAACGTCGTCGTCACCGCCGACGAACTCCTCACCCTGCTCCCGCTGGTGCGCCGTACGGCGGACGCCATCAGCGGCGAGTACTCCGGCAGGACCCCAGCCAAGGAAGTCACCGCATGA
- a CDS encoding RidA family protein, producing MTDKIALVPATHTVPPAKFSHGVKKGNILQVAGQVGFLPHEEGKAPTPAGPTLREQTLQTLANVKAILEEGGASWDDVMMLRVYLTDVDHFAEMNQIYNAYFEEQGLTQPPAARTTVYVGLPAGLLIEIDALAVLG from the coding sequence ATGACCGACAAGATCGCCCTCGTCCCCGCGACCCACACCGTCCCCCCGGCGAAGTTCAGCCACGGCGTGAAGAAGGGCAACATCCTCCAGGTCGCCGGCCAGGTCGGCTTCCTGCCCCACGAGGAGGGCAAGGCCCCGACCCCGGCCGGCCCGACCCTGCGCGAGCAGACCCTCCAGACCCTCGCCAACGTCAAGGCGATCCTGGAGGAGGGCGGCGCCTCCTGGGACGACGTGATGATGCTCCGCGTCTACCTCACGGACGTCGACCACTTCGCCGAGATGAACCAGATCTACAACGCCTACTTCGAGGAGCAGGGCCTCACCCAGCCGCCCGCCGCCCGCACGACCGTGTACGTCGGTCTGCCCGCCGGCCTCCTCATCGAGATCGACGCGCTCGCCGTCCTCGGCTGA
- a CDS encoding sugar kinase, with product MTATGRTSTAPDVADVVALGESMVTFLPSRPGRLADVPSFERAIGGAESNVACVLAAAGHSVRWVGRVGADGFGDHLVEAIGAYGVDVSAVRRDPARPTGVYFRTAGDRATDAHEVAYYRAGSAASAMSVDTMDLDAIRSGRVLHLSGITPALSADCLGLMRELTARRPGRPLVSFDVNHRPGLWRDAGHGHGSEVLLELARGADLVFVGEDEAWGLGGPDAVRAALPEPDLLVVKQGAGGATAFHGSDVTTVPALTVDVVAAVGAGDAFAAGFLSATLRELPVRDRLRHGHLMAAAALTVPGDLATPPARDHADRLAALDDTAWGRLRLGPGWTQDVRGADEEVRTP from the coding sequence GTGACCGCCACCGGACGAACCAGCACCGCCCCCGACGTCGCGGACGTCGTCGCGCTCGGCGAGTCCATGGTCACCTTCCTCCCCTCCCGCCCCGGGCGCCTCGCCGACGTCCCCTCCTTCGAGAGGGCCATCGGCGGCGCCGAGTCCAACGTGGCCTGCGTGCTCGCCGCCGCCGGACACTCCGTGCGCTGGGTCGGCCGGGTCGGCGCCGACGGCTTCGGCGACCACCTCGTCGAGGCGATCGGCGCCTACGGCGTCGACGTCTCCGCCGTACGCCGCGACCCCGCCCGCCCGACCGGCGTCTACTTCCGCACCGCGGGCGACCGGGCCACCGACGCCCACGAGGTGGCGTACTACCGGGCGGGCTCGGCCGCGTCCGCGATGTCCGTCGACACCATGGACCTCGACGCGATCCGCTCCGGCCGCGTCCTGCACCTCTCCGGCATCACGCCCGCGCTCTCCGCCGACTGCCTCGGCCTGATGCGCGAACTGACCGCCCGCCGCCCCGGCCGCCCCCTCGTCTCCTTCGACGTCAACCACCGCCCCGGCCTGTGGCGCGACGCCGGTCACGGCCACGGCTCCGAGGTGCTCCTCGAACTGGCCCGCGGCGCCGACCTCGTCTTCGTCGGCGAGGACGAGGCCTGGGGACTGGGCGGCCCCGACGCCGTACGCGCCGCCCTGCCCGAGCCCGACCTGCTCGTCGTGAAGCAGGGCGCCGGCGGCGCCACCGCCTTCCACGGCTCCGACGTCACCACCGTCCCCGCGCTCACCGTCGACGTCGTCGCCGCCGTCGGCGCGGGCGACGCCTTCGCCGCCGGGTTCCTCTCCGCCACCCTGCGCGAGCTGCCCGTCCGCGACCGCCTGCGCCACGGCCACCTCATGGCCGCCGCCGCCCTCACCGTCCCCGGCGACCTCGCCACGCCCCCGGCCCGCGACCACGCCGACCGCCTCGCCGCCCTCGACGACACCGCGTGGGGGAGACTGCGACTCGGCCCCGGCTGGACACAGGACGTCCGAGGGGCCGACGAGGAGGTACGCACACCATGA